AACCCTTTATCAGACATCACCTTGGTAATCGCACTGGTCAACGTCGTCTTGCCGTGATCGATGTGACCAATCGTACCAACATTGAGATGTGGCTTATTACGATTGTATTTTTCCTTGGCCATCCTCTTAGCCCCCCGTCATGGTCGATAAATGACTTGCGGCGCTAGCGCCCCTGTTTATAATCCGCTGTTTGGAGCGGGAAACGGGATTCGAACCCGCGACCCACAGCTTGGAAGGCTGTTGCTCTAGCCAACTGAGCTACTCCCGCCCGGTGTAACGTCCCCGTATTCAGGTGGTGGAGGGAGGAGGATTTGAACCTCCGTAGGCATCCGCCGGCAGATTTACAGTCTGCTCCCTTTGGCCACTCGGGCATCCCTCCACAATATTCTATTTTTGACCGCAGCGACCAAACACCCTGTCCGCGCGGCCTCGAATGACATTAGTCACCCTCTTGGAGCTGGTGATGGGACTCGAACCCGCAACCTGCGCATTACAAGTGCGCTGCTCTACCAGTTGAGCTACACCAGCCCGCCAG
The Candidatus Alcyoniella australis DNA segment above includes these coding regions:
- a CDS encoding GTP-binding protein, which translates into the protein MAKEKYNRNKPHLNVGTIGHIDHGKTTLTSAITKVMSDKG